One part of the Anopheles coustani chromosome 2, idAnoCousDA_361_x.2, whole genome shotgun sequence genome encodes these proteins:
- the LOC131263840 gene encoding phospholipid scramblase 4-like, whose translation MSVSPNEIVHEENPSQPVGNQQDSSVEQEPNNPLLQPNVVLQPSPIGMSPPITTQPSTEMQPAGLMTVPQVIPHCPPGLENLYGAAGLVVHLETPLTRISPNELMNKYNIKNTLGNLVYYAEEQAKVTIRQLHGPLRAFDIKVLDNFHNEVLHFQRDFKCCACYCFPRSLQKVDVSLQSGAMIGTIQQKQTLWNVEFNIMDQYGQTVLTVRNTTPFGRFSLTADVIYFVFGMDGTEIGKLTKKCVGEKYFSITFPTDLDVRVKATLLGSLFLLHYLHFERKYGKTRPRPFWL comes from the exons ATGTCGGTTAGCCCGAATGAAATAGTTCACGAAGAAAATCCGTCTCAACCGGTAGGCAATCAGCAAGATTCGTCGGTCGAACAGGAACCGAACAATCCACTATTGCAACCGAATGTGGTACTTCAGCCATCG CCGATCGGAATGAGTCCGCCGATTACGACACAACCAAGCACGGAGATGCAACCGG CTGGATTAATGACTGTGCCACAAGTCATACCCCATTGTCCTCCAGGTTTGGAAAACCTGTATGGAGCTGCTGGGTTGGTCGTGCACCTTGAAACACCGCTGACGAGGATCAGTCCCAACGAGCTTATGAACAAGTACAACATAAAGAACACACTCGGAAACTTAGTGTACTATGCGGAGGAACAGGCCAAAGTTACTATTCGACAGCTACATGGTCCCCTCCGGGCATTCGACATCAAGGTTCTGGACAACTTCCACAATGAGGTGCTACACTTCCAGCGCGATTTTAAATGCTGCGCATGTTACTGCTTCCCACGTAGCTTGCAGAAGGTGGATGTATCATTACAGTCCGGTGCTATGATCGGCACCATCCAGCAGAAGCAGACGCTCTGGAATGTCGAGTTTAACATAATGGATCAGTATGGCCAGACGGTGCTGACCGTCCGCAACACAACCCCGTTTGGCCGCTTTTCTTTGACTGCGGATGTAATATATTTC GTGTTTGGAATGGATGGCACTGAGATCGGTAAATTGACCAAGAAGTGTGTTGGAGAGAAATACTTCAGCATCACCTTCCCAACGGATCTAGATGTCAGAGTTAAGGCTACCTTACTGGGTTCATTATTTTTGCTA CATTATTTGCATTTTGAGAGGAAATATGGCAAGACGAGACCTCGCCCTTTCTGGTTGTAA
- the LOC131264779 gene encoding phospholipid scramblase 2-like has protein sequence MSPPITTQPGIRMQPGVDMQNTGVMPTPTAIPHCPPGLENLYGAARLVMNLEIPPEFVSSTELVNKYKIWNTLGNVVYCAEEKASRCTRCCQGPTRAFDIKVTDSCQNNVLHFRRNFVCCPCCCFPCCLQKVEILLPSGTVLGTIEQKWTLWHPVFDIKDQHGQTVLVVRNCTPFGRCSESADVIFYVFSMDGTEIGKLTKKFVGEKYFSITFPMDLDVTVKATLLGTLFLLHYMFFEMYDKKQRPRPLCL, from the exons ATGAGTCCACCGATCACGACGCAACCGGGCATTCGGATGCAACCGGGGGTGGACATGCAAAATA CTGGTGTGATGCCTACACCGACAGCCATTCCCCACTGTCCACCCGGCTTGGAAAACCTGTATGGTGCAGCTAGGCTGGTCATGAACCTCGAAATACCGCCGGAGTTTGTCAGTTCCACCGAGTTAGTGAACAAGTACAAGATCTGGAACACACTCGGCAACGTAGTCTACTGCGCGGAGGAGAAAGCCAGTCGATGTACTCGGTGTTGCCAGGGACCCACTCGCGCATTCGACATAAAGGTGACGGATAGCTGCCAGAACAATGTGCTGCACTTCCGACGCAATTTCGTATGTTGCCCATGTTGCTGCTTCCCGTGCTGCCTGCAGAAGGTGGAGATATTATTACCTTCCGGGACGGTGCTCGGCACCATCGAGCAAAAGTGGACTCTATGGCATCCCGTGTTCGACATTAAAGATCAACACGGACAGACGGTGCTGGTCGTTCGAAACTGTACCCCATTTGGCCGCTGTTCCGAAAGTGCGGATGTCATATTTTAT GTTTTCTCCATGGATGGCACAGAGATTGGTAAGTTGACCAAGAAGTTTGTCGGAGAGAAATACTTCAGCATCACCTTCCCCATGGATCTGGACGTCACGGTTAAGGCTACCTTGCTGGGAACATTGTTTTTGCTG CATTACATGTTCTTCGAGATGTACGATAAAAAGCAAAGACCCCGCCCACTATGTCTGTAA
- the LOC131266281 gene encoding phospholipid scramblase 2-like translates to MSATPEKIPLEEKQQQAGGNQLYPSVGQDANNPLLPPGSPGYPSAPANAGPPAPPGYMAVPQTNGMSPPIMMQPGPGMVMQPVLGQQQVTGWMPIPQGIPNCPPGLEYLTAVDQLLVHQQVELLEAFTGFETANKYEIKNTLGQKVYWALEDTGCCNRMCCGTARAFDIKVLDNFQNEVLHFRRDLRCQSCCFPCCLQKLEVSAPPGTVIGTVEQKWTLLRPEFNIKDQHGQTVLIIRGPCCQCSLCGDVKFVVLSKDGTEVGKVTKQWTGFVQEHFTDADNFGINFPMDLDVRVKATMLGALFLIDYMFFESNDKKKLPRRGLL, encoded by the exons ATGTCGGCTACTCCGGAAAAAATCCCCCTCGAAGAGAAGCAACAGCAAGCGGGCGGTAATCAGCTGTATCCGTCGGTCGGACAGGATGCGAACAATCCGCTGCTGCCACCGGGTTCACCGGGGTATCCATCGGCACCAGCG AACGCAGGACCTCCAGCACCGCCCGGATACATGGCGGTGCCGCAGACGAACGGTATGAGTCCTCCGATCATGATGCAGCCGGGA CCCGGCATGGTCATGCAACCGGTGCTTGGCCAGCAGCAAGTCA CTGGATGGATGCCTATTCCGCAAGGCATACCCAACTGTCCGCCCGGCTTGGAATACCTGACTGCTGTTGATCAGCTGCTCGTGCACCAGCAGGTGGAGCTGCTGGAGGCGTTCACCGGCTTCGAGACGGCGAACAAGTACGAGATCAAGAACACACTCGGCCAGAAGGTGTACTGGGCCTTGGAGGACACCGGCTGCTGCAACCGGATGTGCTGTGGTACGGCCCGCGCCTTCGACATTAAGGTGCTGGATAACTTCCAGAACGAGGTGCTGCACTTCCGGCGCGATCTCCGCTGTCAGTCCTGCTGCTTCCCGTGCTGCCTGCAGAAGCTGGAGGTATCGGCGCCGCCCGGTACGGTCATCGGTACGGTCGAGCAGAAGTGGACTCTGCTGCGCCCGGAGTTCAACATTAAGGATCAGCACGGTCAGACGGTGCTGATCATTCGCGGTCCGTGCTGCCAGTGTTCCCTGTGTGGGGATGTCAAATTTGTT GTGCTCTCCAAGGATGGCACGGAGGTCGGTAAAGTGACCAAGCAGTGGACCGGATTCGTGCAGGAACACTTTACCGATGCGGACAACTTCGGTATCAACTTCCCGATGGATCTGGACGTCAGAGTGAAGGCTACCATGTTGGGCGCGCTGTTTTTAATT GATTACATGTTCTTCGAGAGCAACGATAAGAAGAAATTGCCCCGCCGTGGCCTTCTGTAA
- the LOC131266282 gene encoding farnesol dehydrogenase-like, producing the protein MERWVGKVAIVTGASSGIGAATVQALARAGLITVGLARRAERIEALRTGLPAEVGHRIHAHPCDVTDERSILGAFEFVTRQFGGVDVLINNAGVSKPTVTLLTPGNTAELRTVLDTNVLGLVLCTREAHRSMKARSVAGHIVNVNSIAGHKYIDLPNLNVYGASKYAVTAITETLRNELRHDSSKVKVTSISPGIVRTEMIPDGFPVNEFPMLEPEDVVGAILYALGTPSHVQVHEVIIQPVGEKL; encoded by the exons ATGGAGCGTTGGGTTGGAAAAGTTGCTATTGTTACCGGCGCAAGCTCGGGCATTGGTGCGGCCACAGTGCAGGCGTTGGCCCGTGCCGGCCTAATCACGGTGGGACTGGCGAGACGCGCGGAACGCATCGAAGCACTCCGAACCGGTCTACCGGCGGAAGTGGGCCACCGGATTCACGCGCACCCGTGCGACGTAACGGACGAGCGATCGATTCTTGGTGCGTTCGAGTTCGTGACGCGCCAGTTCGGCGGTGTCGATGTGCTGATCAACAATGCCGGCGTGTCGAAACCGACGGTCACTCTGCTGACACCCGGCAATACGGCCGAGCTGCGCACCGTGCTGGACACCAACGTGCTGGGGTTGGTCCTGTGCACCCGCGAGGCGCACCGCTCGATGAAGGCTCGCTCGGTTGCGGGCCACATCGTGAACGTGAACAGCATCGCCGGCCACAAGTACATCGATCTGCCGAACCTCAACGTATACGGTGCGTCCAAGTACGCCGTGACGGCGATAACGGAAACGCTGCGCAACGAGCTGCGGCATGACAGCAGCAAGGTGAAGGTCACG AGCATCAGCCCGGGTATCGTTCGGACGGAGATGATCCCGGATGGGTTCCCAGTCAATGAATTCCCCATGCTTGAGCCGGAGGACGTTGTTGGGGCGATCCTGTACGCTCTGGGCACTCCCTCGCACGTGCAGGTGCATGAGGTGATCATTCAACCGGTGGGGGAAAAGTTGTAG
- the LOC131266283 gene encoding farnesol dehydrogenase-like, with protein MDRWVGKVAIVTGASSGIGAATVKALANAGMITIGLARRVERVDELKKELPAEAASRVHGFHCDVTKEEDILAAFAHVEKVFGGVDVLINNAGIAKGKIGVLQADNTATLRQVVDTNLMGLALCSREAFQSMKRRSVDGHIVHINSILGHNVPENNLNIYAATKYGVTALTETMRHELRLAGTKIKVTSISPGLVRTEIISDPSSVVGWPILEPEDISDAILYALGTPPRVQIHELTIKPVGERV; from the exons ATGGACCGTTGGGTAGGAAAAGTGGCCATAGTGACCGGTGCTAGTTCCGGCATCGGTGCAGCGACCGTGAAAGCCCTTGCCAACGCCGGGATGATCACGATCGGGCTGGCAAGGCGAGTGGAACGAGTGGATGAGTTAAAAAAGGAACTCCCGGCCGAGGCGGCCAGTAGAGTCCATGGATTCCACTGTGACGTCACCAAGGAGGAGGACATTCTGGCAGCTTTCGCCCACGTCGAGAAGGTTTTCGGTGGTGTGGATGTGCTGATCAATAATGCCGGAATAGCGAAGGGAAAGATCGGCGTCCTGCAGGCGGATAATACCGCAACGCTGCGCCAAGTGGTCGATACGAATCTGATGGGCTTGGCCCTCTGTAGCCGGGAAGCGTTCCAGTCGATGAAACGACGCTCGGTCGATGGACACATTGTGCACATCAACAGCATCCTCGGCCACAACGTTCCAGAGAACAACCTCAACATATACGCCGCCACCAAGTACGGCGTGACGGCACTTACCGAAACCATGCGCCACGAGCTCCGATTGGCCGGCACTAAAATCAAAGTCACG AGCATCAGCCCGGGTCTGGTTAGGACGGAGATCATTTCCGATCCCAGCTCAGTCGTAGGGTGGCCCATCCTAGAGCCGGAAGACATTTCGGACGCAATCCTATACGCCCTGGGAACACCGCCCCGCGTGCAGATTCACGAGCTGACCATAAAACCGGTTGGTGAACGTGTGTAA
- the LOC131266284 gene encoding farnesol dehydrogenase-like — protein sequence MDRWVGKVAIVTGASSGIGAATVIALANAGMITIGLARRVDRIKELKKQLTAEAAGRLHAFRCDVTKEDDILVAFKHVEQVYGGVDVLVNNAGVARSTIGVLSANNTQALRDVIDTNLMGLALCSREAFQSMKKRSADGHILHINSILGHTVLPMGTLNVYPASKYGVTALTETMRHELRLAETKIKVTSISPGLVRTEIIGDFAVDTVPILEPEDIADAILYALGTPPRVQIHELTIKPVGESM from the exons ATGGACCGCTGGGTAGGAAAGGTAGCAATAGTAACCGGTGCTAGTTCCGGAATCGGTGCAGCGACCGTAATAGCCCTTGCCAACGCCGGGATGATCACGATCGGGCTTGCGAGGCGAGTGGATCGCATTAAAGAGCTGAAGAAGCAGCTCACGGCCGAGGCGGCCGGTAGACTCCACGCGTTCCGCTGTGACGTCACCAAGGAGGACGATATTCTGGTGGCGTTCAAGCACGTCGAGCAAGTGTACGGCGGTGTGGATGTGCTGGTCAACAATGCCGGTGTTGCCCGAAGCACGATCGGTGTGTTGAGCGCGAATAATACACAGGCTCTGCGCGACGTTATCGATACGAATCTGATGGGTTTGGCCCTCTGCAGCCGGGAAGCGTTCCAGTCGATGAAGAAACGTTCGGCCGATGGACATATCCTGCATATCAACAGCATCCTCGGCCACACGGTACTACCGATGGGCACGCTGAATGTCTATCCGGCGTCCAAGTACGGCGTGACGGCACTCACGGAAACGATGCGCCATGAACTTCGGTTAGCGGAAACCAAAATCAAAGTCACG AGCATCAGCCCGGGTCTGGTGCGAACGGAGATTATCGGCGACTTCGCGGTCGACACAGTGCCGATTCTCGAGCCGGAAGACATTGCGGACGCGATCCTGTACGCGCTCGGCACGCCGCCCCGTGTGCAGATTCACGAGCTGACCATAAAACCGGTTGGCGAAAGTATGTAA